One Oncorhynchus keta strain PuntledgeMale-10-30-2019 chromosome 23, Oket_V2, whole genome shotgun sequence DNA segment encodes these proteins:
- the LOC118375409 gene encoding myocilin-like, with the protein MWLQVALGLSYLVLSSQSQDRASLRRSNDHTGRCQYTFTVDNPSEASCSGTSVGPDMEVVKSRLTLLEALVSRLLGGKGAGGEGPGGGGDKTIQEAYSQAMRDKSQLQGDKEQLNRQVQGLQRRVDELSAAAETLRQRPCHQHQAAGAGLPLHELNQRPDRNSLYQEMKAEVTEVPASRLIQDAGQNHTGCGELVSVGEPVLHRKADSITGKYGVWLQDPEPMASPYGNKTVWRIDTVGTDVRQLFAYEDMEQFAKGFPMKVMVLPEPVESTGATLYRGSLYYQRRRSRTLLRYDLAYESLAARLDLPHAGFHGQHPYSWGGYTDIDLAVDEQGLWAIYSTSKAKGAIVVSQLDPESLEVKRSWETNIRKNTVANSFMICGRLYTVASYTAPDTTVNHVFNTATGQGRGMAVPFKNHYRYNSMVDYNHAQRKLYAWDNFHMITYDVSLGRPSRSSQ; encoded by the exons ATGTGGCTCCAGGTAGCCTTGGGTCTGTCCTACCTGGTTCTGAGCTCTCAGAGCCAGGACAGAGCCTCCCTGAGACGCTCCAATGACCACACGGGGCGCTGTCAGTATACCTTCACAGTGGACAATCCTTCAGAGGCGAGCTGCTCCGGGACCAGCGTAGGACCAGATATGGAGGTGGTGAAATCTCGTCTCACCCTGCTAGAGGCCCTGGTCAGCAGGCTGCTGGGGGGcaagggagcagggggagagggtCCAGGGGGTGGGGGAGACAAGACCATCCAGGAAGCGTACTCCCAGGCCATGAGAGATAAGAGCCAGCTGCAGGGGGACAAGGAGCAGCTGAACAGGCAGGTGCAGGGGCTCCAGAGGAGGGTGGACGAACTGAGTGCGGCGGCTGAGACACTGCGACAGAGACCCTGCCACCAGCACCAAGCCGCTGGAGCAGGACTCCCACTTCACGAGCTCAACCAGAGACCAGACAGAA acTCTCTCTATCAGGAGATGAAGGCAGAGGTGACTGAGGTCCCAGCATCACGTCTCATTCAAGACGCTGGGCAGAACCACACAG gCTGTGGTGAGCTGGTGTCTGTGGGAGAGCCCGTCCTGCACCGAAAAGCTGACAGCATCACAGGGAAGTACGGGGTGTGGCTGCAGGACCCTGAGCCCATGGCCTCTCCATACGGAAACAAGACGGTGTGGCGCATCGACACAGTGGGCACGGACGTCCGCCAGCTGTTCGCCTATGAGGACATGGAGCAGTTTGCCAAGGGCTTCCCCATGAAAGTTATGGTGCTGCCTGAGCCCGTGGAGAGCACAGGGGCCACCCTGTACCGTGGTTCCCTCTACTACCAGCGCCGACGCAGCCGCACCCTGCTCCGCTACGACCTTGCCTACGAGAGCCTGGCGGCACGCCTGGACCTCCCCCACGCTGGCTTCCATGGCCAGCACCCCTACTCCTGGGGCGGCTACACAGACATCGACCTGGCGGTGGACGAGCAGGGCCTGTGGGCCATCTACAGCACCAGCAAGGCCAAGGGAGCCATCGTGGTGTCCCAGCTGGACCCTGAGAGCCTGGAGGTGAAGAGGAGCTGGGAGACCAACATCAGGAAGAACACAGTGGCTAACTCCTTCATGATTTGCGGTCGGCTCTACACGGTGGCCAGCTACACCGCCCCAGACACCACCGTCAACCACGTGTTCAACACGGCCACCGGCCAGGGCAGAGGCATGGCGGTGCCCTTTAAGAACCACTACCGCTACAACAGCATGGTGGACTACAACCATGCCCAGAGGAAGCTCTATGCCTGGGACAACTTCCACATGATCACCTACGACGTCAGCTTGGGGAGACCCAGCAGAAGCAGCCAATAA